In Tripterygium wilfordii isolate XIE 37 chromosome 15, ASM1340144v1, whole genome shotgun sequence, one DNA window encodes the following:
- the LOC119979879 gene encoding metal transporter Nramp5-like, whose protein sequence is MEGRQQNQSDIVSSDRGGGGGGSNRIVALNIEELENVDDKHIDQEQKLGWKAFFSFVGPGFLVSLAYLDPGNLETDLQAGANHGYELLWVVLVGLIFALIIQSLAANLGVSTGKHLAELCKAEYPKYVKLCLWLLAEVAVIAADIPEVIGTAFALNILFHIPVWVGVLITGCSTLLLLGLQRYGVRKLELLISIMVFVMAGCFFGEMSIVKPPAADVLKGMFVPKLNGNGATGDAIALLGALVMPHNLFLHSALVLSRKVPNSVRGINDACRYFLIESGFALFVALLINVAIISVSATVCIADKLSPENANRCSNLTLNSASFLLQNVLGKSSSTVYAIAVLASGQSSTITGTYAGQYIMQGFLDLKMRTWLRNLMTRCIAITPSLIVSIIGGSSGAGRLIIIASMILSFELPFALIPLLKFSSSATKMGPHKNSIYIIVISWILGVGIIGINIYYLSTAFVDWLIHNNLPKVANVFMGLIVFPLMAVYIVAVIYLTFRKDTVKTFIEPVKDELVEGGQLENEKGRPSNGAEEADRLPCRQDLADIPLPE, encoded by the exons ATGGAAGGCCGCCAGCAGAATCAAAGCGACATCGTTTCAAGCGaccgaggaggaggaggaggaggaagcaaTCGCATAGTAGCTCTCAATATAGAGGAGCTGGAGAACGTCGACGACAAACACATTGATCAAGAGCAG AAACTAGGATGGAAAGCATTTTTTTCGTTCGTTGGGCCTGGTTTTCTTGTCTCGTTAGCTTATCTTGATCCTGGCAACT TGGAAACTGATCTGCAAGCAGGAGCTAACCATGGATATgag TTGCTGTGGGTGGTACTTGTTGGCTTAATCTTTGCACTCATAATTCAATCTCTGGCCGCTAATCTTGGTGTAAGCACTG GCAAACATTTGGCAGAGCTATGCAAGGCTGAGTACCCAAAATATGTAAAACTTTGCCTTTGGTTGCTTGCGGAGGTTGCTGTCATTGCTGCTGATATACCTGAAG TGATTGGGACGGCCTTTGCACTAAACATATTGTTCCATATTCCAGTATGGGTTGGAGTTCTTATCACTGGTTGTAGTACTCTCCTACTCCTTGGTCTCCAGAGATATGgg GTGAGGAAACTAGAATTGCTTATATCAATAATGGTGTTTGTAATGGCTGGATGCTTTTTTGGTGAGATGAGTATTGTAAAGCCCCCTGCAGCTGATGTACTTAAGGGCATGTTTGTTCCAAAACTCAATGGCAATGGAGCCACCGGCGACGCTATCGCACTCTTGGGCGCCCTTGTTATGCC GCACAATCTCTTCCTTCACTCTGCTCTTGTCCTCTCAAGAAAAGTACCAAACTCTGTTCGAGGCATCAAT GATGCATGTCGGTACTTCCTTATAGAGAGCGGATTTGCTCTGTTCGTCGCTTTGTTGATCAATGTTGCAATAATCTCAGTGTCTGCGACAGTTTGCATAGCCGATAAACTATCACCGGAGAATGCCAATAGATGCAGCAATCTAACTCTCAACTCTGCTTCTTTTCTACTGCAG AATGTGTTGGGAAAGTCGAGTTCAACCGTCTACGCCATTGCCGTGCTAGCCTCAGGACAAAGCTCTACTATCACAGGCACTTATGCAGGACAATATATTATGCAG GGTTTCTTAGATCTTAAGATGAGGACATGGTTAAGGAACTTAATGACTAGATGTATCGCCATAACACCGAGCCTCATAGTGTCGATTATCGGTGGATCTTCAGGGGCAGGCCGGCTCATTATCATTGCATCG ATGATACTTTCATTCGAACTCCCATTTGCGCTCATTCCGCTTCTCAAATTCAGCAGCAGCGCAACCAAAATGGGACCTCACAAGAACTCGATTTAC ATCATTGTGATTTCCTGGATTCTTGGTGTTGGAATCATCGGCATCAATATATACTACCTAAGCACAGCATTTGTGGATTGGTTAATTCACAACAATCTACCTAAAGTGGCAAATGTGTTTATGGGACTGATTGTATTCCCCTTAATGGCCGTATACATCGTAGCAGTCATCTATCTCACTTTCCGTAAGGATACAGTGAAGACATTCATAGAGCCAGTAAAAGACGAGCTTGTCGAGGGGGGTCAGCTCGAGAACGAGAAAGGAAGGCCTAGCAATGGAGCAGAGGAGGCAGACCGTTTACCCTGCAGACAAGATTTAGCCGATATACCTCTACCGGAGTAG
- the LOC120016257 gene encoding replication factor C subunit 2 — translation MAPLLQSSQPWVEKYRPKKVKDVAHQEEVVRVLTNTLETANCPHMLFYGPPGTGKTTTALAIAHQLFGPELYKSRVLELNASDDRGINVVRTKIKDFAAVAVGSGQRQGGYPCPPYKIIILDEADSMTEDAQNALRRTMETYSRVTRFFFICNYISRIIEPLASRCAKFRFKPLSEEVMSSRILHICQEEGLNLDAEALSTLSSISQGDLRRAITYLQGAARLFGSSISSEDLISVSGVIPHEVVESLFTACKSGKFDLANKEVSNVIAEGYPVSQMLSQLFDVVVESEDISDEQKARICKTLGEADKCLVDGADEYLQLLDAASSTMRALCNMPQEFTYES, via the exons ATGGCGCCACTGTTGCAGAGCTCGCAACCATGGGTTGAGAAATA TCGACCGAAGAAAGTCAAAGATGTGGCACACCAGGAGGAGGTGGTCCGGGTCCTCACCAACACACTAGAGACTGCTAAC TGCCCGCatatgctcttctatggaccgCCAGGCACTGGTAAAACCACCACGGCGCTAGCCATTGCTCACCAGCTTTTCGG TCCTGAACTATACAAGTCTAGGGTGCTGGAGCTAAATGCCAGTGATGACCGTGGAATCAATGTGGTTCGAACAAAGATCAAGGATTTTGCTGCTGTGGCTGTAGGTTCTGGTCAGCGTCAAGG GGGCTACCCTTGCCCCCCTTATAAGATTATTATCCTCGATGAAGCGGATTCCATGACTGAAGATGCTCAG AATGCCCTGAGACGTACAATGGAAACCTACTCCAGGGTTACAAGATTCTTTTTTATATGTAACTATATCAGCAG GATCATTGAACCACTTGCTTCAAGATGTGCAAAGTTCAGGTTCAAGCCACTTTCCGAAGAAGTTATGAGCAGTCGTATATTGCATATTTGCCAGGAAGAAGGCCTCAATCTGGATGCAGAG GCTCTTTCAACATTAAGTTCTATCTCACAGGGTGATCTTCGTCGGGCTATAACATACTTGCAG GGAGCTGCTCGGCTATTCGGATCGTCAATTTCTTCAGAGGACCTTATTAGTGTGTCAGGG GTTATTCCACATGAGGTTGTTGAGTCACTTTTTACAGCTTGTAAAAGCGGTAAATTTGATTTGGCTAACAAGGAGGTGAGTAATGTAATTGCAGAGGGATATCCAGTATCTCAGATGCTTTCTCAG TTATTTGATGTGGTTGTTGAATCAGAAGATATATCAGATGAACAGAAGGCTCGAATATGTAAGACTTTGGGGGAAGCTGATAAG TGTCTTGTTGATGGAGCAGATGAGTATCTGCAGCTGCTGGATGCAGCCAGCAGTACGATGCGAGCCCTTTGCAACATGCCTCAAGAATTTACATATGAAAGTTAA
- the LOC119979878 gene encoding uncharacterized protein LOC119979878 → MCYRVCILTLSTSRIKDMASRKPCSAPKTDSESSSNSNPQWITESSNPKFKGKTIRFPMAFVGLHSSTGMQGHLKFHVNSAMTGRFAIPGVNRFQGLDMSLISRSKELASTDARRLGLPYLCIAPHHNEDDFIPRPLIAENIGNKFIRWGTSLNPRGEISYLNGFWEWSRRVAGLLKDRGLEDLSLAVQAATMEYHRPPSAYRALCEVWCPETSTFVTRHGEIGISLWEMRDISGLSILGDYYEEVIPSFRELTDGKSLPDSCLHLFKAFQHIAGEKVIDRIKHADWLNFWLNGGFSETQSSRRLEI, encoded by the exons ATGTGCTATAGAGTTTGTATACTCACTCTTTCAACATCACGCATAAAAG atatgGCCTCCCGCAAACCGTGTTCAGCCCCGAAGACGGATTCTGAGAGTAGCTCAAACTCGAATCCACAATGGATTACAGAATCTAGTAATCCCAAATTTAAAGGGAAAACAATTCGTTTTCCGATGGCTTTTGTTGGACTTCACTCTTCTACAGGCATGCAGGGTCATCTTAAATTTCACGTCAATAGTGCAATGACTGGCCGTTTTGCTATCCCCGGTGTCAATCGATTTCAAGGTTTGGATATGTCTTTAATTAGCAGATCCAAGGAATTGGCATCCACGGATGCCCGTCGTCTTGGCCTACCTTACTTGTGTATTGCACCACATCATAATGAGGATGACTTCATCCCACGACCTTTGATTGCCGAGAATATTGGGAACAAATTTATTAGATGGGGGACATCTTTGAATCCCAGAGGAGAGATTTCATATCTAAATGGCTTTTGGGAGTGGTCCAGACGGGTTGCTGGACTCCTTAAGGATAGAGGCTTGGAAGATTTATCATTAGCAGTCCAAGCAGCAACGATGGAATATCATCGTCCCCCTTCAGCATATCGGGCTTTATGTGAGGTATGGTGTCCTGAAACCAGTACCTTTGTGACGAGGCATGGAGAAATTGGCATTTCTCTTTGGGAAATGCGAGATATTTCCGGATTGTCTATACTTGGTGATTATTATGAAGAGGTTATTCCGAGTTTTAGGGAACTCACTGATGGAAAATCTCTTCCAGATTCTTGTCTTCATCTCTTTAAGGCTTTTCAACATATAGCCGGAGAAAAGGTTATTGATCGAATCAAGCATGCAGATTGGCTCAATTTTTGGCTTAATGGGGGTTTCTCGGAAACCCAATCCTCGAGGAGACtcgaaatataa
- the LOC120016408 gene encoding cyclin-A1-4-like, translating into MSTRIRRPSTASSSSPKTAKMKKIAAVKPISAKKRTALGDVTNTRNGSQIRVPTSLSRSKPLVPCSAKTTKVKDESSICKFDKGLSTNTLPGFSCVKSDALAPSKNVPLQGNKQSTVGNRTLAVPSSIGTFFAAGSAATPPSRFDVSPSRSTDGSVSLDETMSTCDSLKSPEIEYVDNEYFSEVKSIKMVANNNLLVSEDVYQGSMLKQDILVEMEPAHGFLVINENSTDPQYCADVDSDIYEHLRASEAKKRPSVDFMEKVQKDITACMRATLVDWLVEVAEEYKLLPETLFLTVNYIDRYLSGNVMNRQQLQLLGVACMVIAAKYEEICPPRVDEFCYITDNTYQKEEVLHMESSVLNYLKFEMTAPTVKCFLRQFVRVAQATNEISSMKFECLANYIVELSLLDYNMLRYSASLTAASAIFLSKFILSPSKRPWNSCLARYTHYQPYELCDCVKALHRLCCNSHCPKLPAIREKYSQHNYKFVAKKYCPPSIPPELFEI; encoded by the exons ATGTCGACCCGTATTCGCCGCCCGTCGACGGCCTCTTCGTCGTCTCCGAAAACGGCCAAGATGAAGAAAATCGCTGCTGTGAAACCCATATCGGCCAAGAAACGAACTGCTCTTGGCGATGTAACCAACACAAGAAATGGGTCTCAAATTAGGGTTCCGACCTCGCTTTCACGATCGAAGCCCTTA GTGCCGTGTTCAGCTAAAACTACCAAGGTAAAGGATGAGTCTTCTATTTGCAAGTTCGATAAAGGCCTCTCTACGAATACTTTACCCGGGTTCTCGTGTGTGAAATCTGATGCCCTTGCTCCTTCCAAGAATGTGCCTTTACAGGGAAATAAACAATCTACAGTTGGAAATAGAACCCTTGCTGTTCCAAGCAGTATTGGCACTTTCTTCGCTGCTGGCAGTGCTGCTACTCCTCCCTCCAGATTCGATGTATCTCCAAGTAGATCAACTGATGGTTCAGTGTCCTTGGATGAGACCATGTCTACTTGTGATTCTTTGAAGAGTCCAGAAATCGAATACGTGGATAATGAGTATTTTTCAGAAGTTAAATCTATCAAGATGGTAGCAAATAACAACCTTCTTGTTTCAGAGGATGTATACCAAG GAAGCATGCTCAAGCAAGATATACTTGTGGAGATGGAACCTGCCCATGGTTTTCTTGTTATTAATGAGAATTCGACAGACCCGCAATATTGTGCAGATGTTGATTCGGACATTTATGAGCACTTGCGTGCATCTGAG GCAAAGAAAAGGCCTTCTGTAGATTTTATGGAGAAAGTCCAGAAAGACATTACTGCCTGCATGCGTGCCACACTCGTTGATTGGCTAGTGGAG GTTGCTGAAGAATACAAGCTTCTACCTGAGACACTATTTTTGACTGTTAACTACATTGACCGTTATCTCTCTGGCAACGTGATGAATAGACAACAGTTGCAACTGCTTGGCGTTGCCTGCATGGTGATTGCCGC TAAATATGAGGAGATCTGTCCCCCACGGGTGGACGAATTCTGTTACATTACCGATAATACATACCAAAAGGAGGAG GTTTTGCACATGGAATCTTCTGTGCTGAActacttgaaatttgaaatgacTGCCCCAACAGTCAAATGTTTTTTGAG GCAATTTGTTCGTGTTGCACAGGCGACAAATGAG ATTTCGTCAATGAAGTTTGAGTGCCTGGCCAACTATATTGTGGAGTTGTCACTTCTGGATTATAACATGCTTCGTTATTCCGCATCACTAACTGCTGCTTCTGCTATTTTCTTGTCCAAATTCATACTTTCCCCTTCCAAGAGACCGTGG AATTCTTGCTTAGCGCGATACACACACTACCAACCTTATGAGTTGTGCGATTGTGTCAAGGCACTTCATCGCCTCTGCTGTAACAGTCACTGTCCTAAATTGCCCGCAATTAGAGAAAAATACAGTCAGCATAAT TACAAATTTGTGGCGAAGAAGTATTGTCCCCCTTCAATACCTCCGGAGCTTTTTGAAATCTGA
- the LOC120016924 gene encoding uncharacterized protein LOC120016924 — protein sequence MAINLLPLLHLLLILICAAADHEPPSRSSIVFTTLGRGDYAFDVFTLPTEGPTTPTNELQITDGKSVNFNGHFPNSPALSSFISNQTLIRLRGPQSPPPLELVYVTERNGSSKIYYDALYYDAPGSTRSRSALEIPSRVQVSLLGAVNDQKGKIGVSMKDKPSVVGDSLIYVSNHEDPGVPRASWAAVYSTELTTGLTRRLTPFGIADFSPAVSPTGIWTAVASYGERGWTGEVEELSTDIYIFLTRDGTHRVKVVEHGGWPSWVDDSTLYFHRRSEEDKWISVYRAILPSHGPVTIDSVTVERVTPPGVHAFTPATAPGNKNFIAVATRRPTSNFRHIELYDLVKKQFKELTRPVSPETHHFNPFISPDSTRVGYHKCRGNSIGRKGPLFLENVRSPEPALSLFRIEGSFPSFSPKGDRVAYVNFPGVYVANRDGSNQRQVYPEIAFSTAWDRIREGVVYTSTGPTFATESTEVDVISINVDDGNYKKLTTNGENNAFPSPSPDGKWVVFRSGRSGHKNLYIMDAVNGESVSLSRLTKGPWTDTMCSWSPDGDLIAFASDRENPGSGSFELYLIHPNGTGLRKLIQSGSAGRTNHPCFSPDGKTLVFTSDYGGISAEPISNPHHYQPYGEIFTIKLDGSDLTRLTYNSYEDGTPTWSPLYIKPVDVEPPNDDGPVCNFEDCHWLNQMPNPAAHLVSTKAQCGA from the coding sequence ATGGCTATTAATCTTCTTCCTCTGCTTCATTTGCTGCTGATTCTGATATGTGCAGCGGCGGACCATGAGCCTCCGAGCAGGAGCAGCATCGTTTTCACTACACTCGGCAGAGGAGACTACGCCTTTGACGTCTTTACTCTTCCGACTGAGGGCCCGACAACCCCAACCAATGAACTCCAAATCACCGACGGTAAGTCCGTTAATTTCAACGGTCACTTCCCGAATTCACCGGCTCTCTCCTCCTTCATCTCCAACCAGACACTAATTCGACTCCGGGGCCCACAAAGTCCACCGCCACTCGAGCTCGTCTACGTCACGGAGAGGAACGGATCGTCGAAGATCTACTACGACGCCCTTTACTACGATGCTCCGGGAAGCACCAGATCGAGGTCCGCCCTTGAGATTCCGTCGCGCGTTCAAGTGTCCTTGTTGGGTGCTGTTAATGATCAGAAGGGCAAGATTGGAGTTTCGATGAAAGATAAACCTAGTGTGGTCGGGGATTCTCTAATTTACGTGTCGAATCACGAGGACCCAGGTGTGCCAAGAGCGAGTTGGGCGGCGGTGTACTCGACCGAGTTGACTACGGGGTTAACCCGCCGGCTCACTCCATTTGGGATTGCGGATTTTAGCCCTGCGGTTTCGCCGACTGGGATTTGGACTGCTGTTGCGTCGTATGGTGAGAGAGGGTGGACCGGTGAAGTGGAGGAATTGAGTACTGATATTTACATATTTCTGACACGAGACGGGACTCACCGAGTCAAGGTGGTGGAGCACGGCGGGTGGCCGAGTTGGGTTGATGATTCGACTCTGTACTTTCAcagaagaagtgaagaagatAAGTGGATCAGTGTTTACAGGGCAATTTTACCAAGTCATGGTCCAGTTACGATTGATTCAGTTACTGTCGAGCGAGTCACTCCACCGGGAGTCCACGCGTTCACTCCGGCTACCGCACCAGGTAACAAGAACTTCATCGCTGTTGCTACGAGAAGACCCACTTCAAATTTTCGTCACATAGAACTATATGACCTTGTTAAGAAGCAATTCAAGGAGCTGACCAGGCCCGTATCGCCAGAAACTCACCACTTCAATCCGTTTATCTCGCCTGACTCAACCCGTGTTGGGTACCACAAGTGCCGAGGTAACAGTATTGGAAGAAAAGGCCCTCTGTTTCTGGAGAACGTACGAAGCCCAGAACCCGCACTGTCTCTCTTCAGAATAGAAGGTTCCTTTCCTTCTTTCTCGCCGAAAGGCGATCGTGTTGCCTACGTTAATTTTCCGGGGGTTTATGTTGCTAACCGGGACGGTTCTAACCAGCGCCAGGTCTATCCAGAAATTGCTTTTTCGACCGCCTGGGACCGGATTCGTGAAGGAGTTGTGTACACGAGTACCGGTCCGACTTTCGCCACTGAGAGCACAGAAGTCGATGTAATTTCCATCAACGTCGATGATGGCAACTACAAAAAATTAACCACGAACGGCGAAAACAATGCATTTCCGTCACCGTCCCCCGATGGTAAGTGGGTGGTTTTCAGGTCAGGCAGGTCGGGTCACAAGAACCTGTATATCATGGATGCTGTGAACGGAGAAAGTGTTAGTCTCAGTCGACTAACAAAAGGTCCCTGGACAGACACAATGTGTAGCTGGTCACCGGACGGCGATTTGATTGCCTTCGCATCCGACCGGGAGAATCCAGGTTCTGGGAGTTTCGAATTGTATTTGATCCACCCGAACGGGACCGGGTTGAGGAAGTTGATTCAAAGCGGGTCAGCAGGTCGGACGAACCACCCGTGTTTTAGTCCGGATGGGAAGACTCTAGTATTTACTTCCGACTACGGCGGCATATCAGCGGAGCCAATCTCGAATCCACACCATTATCAACCTTACGGCGAAATCTTTACGATTAAGTTGGACGGTTCAGATTTGACGAGATTGACTTACAATTCGTATGAAGATGGTACACCCACCTGGAGTCCCCTGTATATTAAGCCGGTGGATGTGGAGCCGCCAAATGATGATGGACCAGTTTGTAACTTTGAAGACTGCCACTGGCTCAATCAAATGCCAAACCCGGCTGCACACTTGGTCTCCACCAAAGCCCAATGTGGTGCATGA